From the genome of Trichosurus vulpecula isolate mTriVul1 chromosome 6, mTriVul1.pri, whole genome shotgun sequence:
GGAAGAAGCCTTAAAGTTTTTAATTTGCAATAGTCAAAGGTCTTTTCTTCAGGCCAGATCAAGAACCGATTTGGATTTTTATGTGTTTTAGACTAATCTTTACATAATTTGAAAGCTCTATCTTTCATCATTACCTTCTGAATGGAAAGCTTCCCCTGTTCCCAGGCCAATAACTCCTAAGGGGTTCTCCGTTGGCTTACTAGACTGGCCCCTATGGCACCCTAGTCAAGGACTAATCGCCTGGTCTGGATAAAGACTAATCAAAgtatgaggggtgagagagagtggagGTCCGAGGACAAGCTTTCCTTCACCAAGAAAGTCCTTCAATAGAAAATCTTACCATAGTGCTCTTAAGGGGTTTCTGTGGTGAAGGTTTCTGTTGTCCCATGTTCACATTGTCCCCTCCTGGCTGTTGCTCATGAAGACTGTTACaatgaaataaagaaactgagtatCATCCAGACAAATGATTTATTTAGTAAGACATGTGGGTGCAGAAACAAACTGGGTCTCAGGCTGTCAGCAGAACAAGAGACAAGACCGTTGGTTTCTACACAGTTAATATACAACTTGGAgggagttggaaaaaaaaagatgtagggATTGAGCCACCTGGTTTCTTATTGGTGAGAAGGAGAGAGGTAGTTTTTGTCACATTCCTGAAGTGAGGTGACCATTGAAAGGAGGAGTAATCTTGTGACTTAAAATCAGGTGAGTTTGAGATTTAATTTCACAAAACTGTGGGTAAAGAGCAAAATGGAGTTATTcgtgctattttttttaaatgtaacagCCCTGGATTCTTAGCAGTAGTCCCTAACCAGTTTAGGCAAATGGTCAGactgaaaaaaattgtaataataaCAGTTTGTATCAGGAAATCAAGTGACCCAGACAGTGACTGAACCAGCACTCTACTTGGATGTGAACAAGCAATCTCATGAAGTAAACACAAAATCACTTAGAGCTTTGAAGTCCAGAAGGTCTAATGTAACTCCACAAGCCATAAAAGCCACTGGTGAGAGCCTTAGATATTGGGGACAATCTGGTCTTTGTTCagaaaaatagggggaaaatatATAGTGTCATTTCCTACAGGCTAGGAATGATAGAGCTAAGTTTTGAGCTCCATGTGCCTAGGACTTTATAGCAGTTCTCAAATTGAGCCAAAACACCTCCTGCTGAGCTTCATCCCTGGGCCACTCCAGGTAGGTCTTGGAGTTCATGATCTTCCGAAGCTTGCAGAATCTCTGAGGAATGGCTTTCTTCTCAATGGGCTCCAGGAGGATAAGAATAGCTGCATCATTGTTTTCATCAAAGAAGCGAAAGTGGGAGAAATCCAGCTCATACTTACACCACTCACTCTTGACAAAGCTTTCTGAAAGCACAAAGAGTGTTTTATGACTCTTATCGATGGAGTCAATGATGTTGTCAATGATCCACTTGCCAGGCACAAAGTCTCGCTTGTGGAGACACAGTCGGAAGGGGGGGTCAAAATTCTCCAGTTCTCGGACCATGAAGTTCTCAACCCAGTTAGAGTCTCCTTCACTGTAGGAAACAAAAGCATCATAACAGATCTCCCGATCTATGTTTTTCCTGGGCTTTCTCTTGGCCTGGAGCCAGGCCCACATCATTTTCATGTACCAGATGCCATGAAACCGGTAGCATAGAACCCCAGCCAGCAAggcaaacaggaaaaggaaagaacagattGCAGCCACCAGCTGCACTCGGTAGCATTCAGAGAAGGAAAGTCGAACGTCCTGAACTCGTTTGCCCCTTACCTGGAATGGAGAATCGCAGAGGTAGCTTTCTGGCCAATCTGTCAGGATTTTAGCCAGCAGGGCTTGTTCATTGGAGACAAAAGACAGAAATTCACAAGAACAAATGAAGTTGTTGTGTCCAGCTGCCAAACTTTCCATTGTCTGAAAGGACTCAAGCTGTGCCTTAGAGAAAGTATGCACTGTGTTCCAACTGATGTTCATTGCCACTAAATTGGGGAAATTAGCAACATCTGGTAGGGTCTTTAGCTTATTTCTGGAAAGATAAAGCTCTTTAAGCTGTGGCAGATCCAAGTGAAAATCAATGAGCTGGTTATTACTGATATCTAAGATTTCCAGGGTCTGGGGGATACATGGAGTTACTCTTTGGGTTTTCGTGCTAGAGATGTTCAAATATTTCAACTTTCTTGGCCACTGACAACTGTCAGGCATGGAGTCAAGTCTATTTTTGCTAATGTCAAGGTGAGTCAGGTTTTTCACAGTCAGCAAGAGTTCCCCCACTCTTTCCAGAGATTCGAATTTATTTTGACTGAAACTTAAGGTGTGCAGACTGGGCCAGGCCCCCTCACAAGCTGAATTTTCTAGACTATTTTCACTCATCAAGCCATCACTGAGATCAAAATACTCTAGGGATCTCAAATTTCTTGAGAGTTCACAAGGGACAAGGAAAACCTTACTACTTGTGAGGGTGATTCTCTTGATTCCTCCTAATAATGAATACACAGAGCTCAGGTCATAAAATCTGTAAAAGTTTCCAATCCGTAACCTCTGAATGATGATAGCTTCAactttcctttgatttccaattgcACTTAGAGGCACATCTTCCCAGTCTCCAATTCCATTAAGTTCACAATCCTCAAACACAACTTCCAACAACTCAGAAGCAAAGGAACACATTTTAAGAatttcaataaaacttttatCTGTGAATAGCACATTTCTAAATATAATCTTCTCAATAAGTACACTGGAAGCATCAGATGgcagtgaaaaataaaaattttccataTCAGTATTTCTCAGTTCCAGACACTGCAAAGAACTTGCAAGGTCAACCATGATGTTAGGCAGTAAAATTGGCTTCTTGATGCTGACAGCCAGGTGGCTTATGTTGTGAATAGACTTCAAACTTCCTGGCTCATATTTCTGCAGATAATATGCCTCAATCTCAAAGTCCTCCAGCATACTCAGCCCTTCAAAGTCTTGCTTCTGAAGCTCTAAGATGTTGTTCCCTACTTTAAGAACCCTCAAATTGGGGAGGTGCAAAAAAAGAGGGCTTGGTCCAAGTCGTGGGTAGGGATTGCCCTGCAAGTGTAGAACctgcaaggaagggagggaattaaACCAGGAGGGTAACAAGTGAGACAAGTTATTTTTGGACAAGTCCAGATGTTTCAAATTTCCCAGGGACTGAAAAGAATTTGGTTCTATTTCACGAATTTGGTTAGATTGCAACAACAAAACTTCCAGGTTGACACAGTTCTGAAGGTCTGTTTCTCTGATGTATGAGATACTATTGAAGGACAGGTCCAACTGTTTTACAGCCTCCGTCAGGCCTGAAGGAATGGTGCCCAAAGACTTGGAATGGCCATCACAGATGCCAACAGGATCACATGACATAGAAGTCTGCTTAGGAGCATCTTCTTCTGAGAGACTAATTATGGTCCACAAGACCCACACTGTCCACCTGGCATGTCTCATTGTCCAGGGACTcagccttaaaaagaaaaaaagatcaggaTGAGTGACTCTGTTTACCCTAATGTAGCATTGACCAAGGCTAATGATCCTAAAACAACATCGCATAAACATTGTAATGGTCCTAAGCGTGTTCTTACCTTTCTGATACTTCCCTTTGGgatggttgtgaggctcaaatgatatcAAGTCCTTTGCCCActttaaagtgccacataaatgctaaCATTTGTCTCTGTCAAGTAACTTCCAAAGACTTATCAAAAGTAAATCaagtaaatgctggagaagacgtggaaaaattggaacactgttacactgttggtagaactgtgaactgatccagccattctggagagcaatttggaactatgcccaaagggctataaaaatgtgcatgccctttttctcagcaatatcacttctagggctgtatgccaaagagatcacacaagggggaaagggacccatatgtacaaaaatatttatagcagctctttttgtggtagtgaagaattggaaatcaaggggatgcccatcaattggggaatggctaaacaagttgtatatgaatgtaatggaatattattgtgctataagaaatgggaaagataaggaattcataataacctgggaaagacctacatgatatgatgctgagtgaacagagcagaaccaggagaacattgtatataagcatagatatattgattctgtgacgactaactttgatagacttggctctcctcagcaatacaaggttcaaagacaactccaaaggactcatgatggaaagagctatctacatccagagaaagaactatggagtctgaatgcagattgagtcaAATTGttcgctctctttttttctcttctttttggttttgtttcttctttctcatgattaattccattggtcataaattttctttataatttgactattgtataaataagtttaatgtgaaggtatatatagaagatatatcagatttcataccatcttggggggaggggggaggggaggcaggggaagaaaatctggagctcaaaaacatgcagaactgagtgttgtaaactaaaaataaaaaaatctgaattaaaaaaagattaaaaaaaaagtaaatcatgGTCTAGTTTAGATTTTCCAGGAGCTTCCCCATCAACTAGATGCCTCATGGATTTGTATGGCATAGGTACAGCAGCAATCTTTGACATTAAGGGAGAAAGATCTTGGTTCATATTctatctctgatacttactagcaaaATAACCATGGGGGGAATCACTGTTTTTTAACTTTGAGatccagtttccccatttataataATGAGGACAATAATAAAT
Proteins encoded in this window:
- the TLR2 gene encoding toll-like receptor 2, with amino-acid sequence MRHARWTVWVLWTIISLSEEDAPKQTSMSCDPVGICDGHSKSLGTIPSGLTEAVKQLDLSFNSISYIRETDLQNCVNLEVLLLQSNQIREIEPNSFQSLGNLKHLDLSKNNLSHLLPSWFNSLPSLQVLHLQGNPYPRLGPSPLFLHLPNLRVLKVGNNILELQKQDFEGLSMLEDFEIEAYYLQKYEPGSLKSIHNISHLAVSIKKPILLPNIMVDLASSLQCLELRNTDMENFYFSLPSDASSVLIEKIIFRNVLFTDKSFIEILKMCSFASELLEVVFEDCELNGIGDWEDVPLSAIGNQRKVEAIIIQRLRIGNFYRFYDLSSVYSLLGGIKRITLTSSKVFLVPCELSRNLRSLEYFDLSDGLMSENSLENSACEGAWPSLHTLSFSQNKFESLERVGELLLTVKNLTHLDISKNRLDSMPDSCQWPRKLKYLNISSTKTQRVTPCIPQTLEILDISNNQLIDFHLDLPQLKELYLSRNKLKTLPDVANFPNLVAMNISWNTVHTFSKAQLESFQTMESLAAGHNNFICSCEFLSFVSNEQALLAKILTDWPESYLCDSPFQVRGKRVQDVRLSFSECYRVQLVAAICSFLFLFALLAGVLCYRFHGIWYMKMMWAWLQAKRKPRKNIDREICYDAFVSYSEGDSNWVENFMVRELENFDPPFRLCLHKRDFVPGKWIIDNIIDSIDKSHKTLFVLSESFVKSEWCKYELDFSHFRFFDENNDAAILILLEPIEKKAIPQRFCKLRKIMNSKTYLEWPRDEAQQEVFWLNLRTAIKS